One Staphylococcus ratti DNA segment encodes these proteins:
- a CDS encoding AEC family transporter — MTERFVMIIVLIVLGYALKRLGYVKGSEAKVLTTLVLNVTLPSVVIANLNNVTLTPALSVLPLMMILYGLLTKGFVLWLFFKYDNETKGTVAMLIASLNIGIFAYPLVQEMWPTKGLLYFGMADLGGALLMFGVTYIIAGYYKNAKSMVTVRTIIISCLKSVPLMTYVIMLLLNLVHFELPTVMLDFFNILGKANLPLSMILLGVLLDFKIERRFLPLTLKYLSLHYGLGLICGLLVYFFLPVSDDMIKTTLQLIWLLPVGVAVLSYAVQFQYKTLPMIAMASNITVVINICILYMYQYFFLTS; from the coding sequence ATGACAGAACGCTTTGTGATGATTATAGTATTAATTGTATTAGGTTATGCTTTGAAGCGTTTAGGATATGTTAAAGGGTCAGAAGCGAAAGTATTAACAACATTGGTTTTAAACGTCACGTTACCTTCTGTCGTCATCGCTAATTTAAATAATGTCACGTTAACGCCCGCGCTTTCTGTGTTACCGCTCATGATGATACTTTATGGGTTGCTTACAAAAGGCTTCGTACTGTGGCTATTTTTTAAATATGATAACGAAACGAAAGGGACTGTAGCCATGTTAATAGCTTCTTTGAACATTGGCATTTTTGCGTATCCTTTAGTTCAAGAAATGTGGCCAACGAAAGGGCTCTTATATTTTGGGATGGCAGATTTAGGTGGAGCGTTACTCATGTTTGGTGTAACGTATATTATAGCGGGCTATTATAAAAATGCTAAAAGTATGGTGACTGTGCGTACGATAATCATTAGTTGTTTGAAATCAGTGCCTTTAATGACTTATGTGATTATGCTTTTACTTAATTTAGTACACTTCGAACTGCCAACGGTTATGTTAGATTTTTTTAACATACTGGGGAAAGCGAACTTACCATTGTCTATGATTTTGTTAGGTGTATTACTCGATTTTAAAATCGAACGCCGCTTTTTACCTTTAACGTTAAAATATTTAAGCCTACATTATGGTTTAGGACTCATATGCGGACTGCTCGTATACTTTTTCCTACCTGTATCTGACGATATGATCAAAACAACATTGCAATTAATTTGGTTACTGCCAGTGGGTGTAGCCGTATTATCCTATGCCGTCCAATTTCAATATAAAACACTTCCGATGATTGCGATGGCAAGTAATATTACGGTGGTTATTAACATTTGTATTTTATACATGTATCAATATTTCTTTTTAACGTCTTGA
- a CDS encoding VOC family protein, protein MVEIEFDHIIHYVKALNHFEFPGEYLKIQKGGAHEKLGTFNRLVPIDLKYIELIDIFDKGKMKHQSKTQEGKYSFATSIMENGYKQGFKKICFRTYDIHLLKSQFQERGLETVGPIKMTRYNQKGNVVEWQLLYVNNHEYDVMMPFFIQWNKDDETRSADLGDTSHTHLDIDMVEFKTHQRQTMVCRWQKWFDMKIIEENEKHTILHSPAQKVKFKISEGRQDMIDTLHLVDSTINAPVLIRTRGANYQFIPSYE, encoded by the coding sequence GTGGTAGAGATTGAGTTCGATCATATTATTCATTATGTTAAAGCATTAAACCATTTTGAATTTCCTGGGGAATATTTGAAGATTCAAAAAGGAGGAGCACATGAAAAGTTAGGAACATTCAATCGTTTAGTGCCTATTGATTTAAAGTATATTGAGTTAATCGATATTTTTGATAAAGGGAAAATGAAGCACCAATCGAAAACGCAAGAAGGAAAATATTCATTTGCAACATCTATTATGGAAAACGGTTATAAACAAGGCTTCAAAAAGATTTGTTTTCGCACATATGATATTCATTTACTCAAGTCTCAGTTCCAAGAAAGAGGGCTTGAAACAGTGGGGCCTATAAAGATGACGCGGTATAATCAAAAAGGTAATGTCGTTGAATGGCAACTGCTATACGTCAACAATCATGAATATGATGTCATGATGCCATTTTTTATTCAGTGGAATAAAGATGATGAAACACGAAGCGCAGATTTAGGAGATACGAGCCACACGCATCTGGATATTGACATGGTAGAATTCAAAACGCATCAACGCCAAACGATGGTATGTCGTTGGCAGAAATGGTTTGATATGAAAATCATTGAGGAGAATGAGAAACATACGATTTTACATAGCCCAGCCCAAAAAGTTAAATTTAAAATATCAGAAGGGCGTCAAGATATGATCGATACATTACACCTAGTTGATAGCACAATCAATGCGCCTGTGTTAATTAGAACACGCGGCGCGAACTATCAGTTTATCCCGAGCTATGAATAA
- a CDS encoding GNAT family N-acetyltransferase, with amino-acid sequence MKVTQVTSVERISDFIRENIATSQSYTNKLPIHYEKAYQMYLDEAIKTTGIFVLEDEDSIQMALMCIPYIEKRYKVIGPITKKGYVPTGEAFEYLFNAAIANNEQAATYYFAYAAENEHIKAYMKTIGASYTFTDYHLSTQTDLGETENLHHIIDYKPVYFKYFQKLHEETFSHNAMNAEEIVTSLNENHQLMLYMAEGLLKGYLYLIINEKEGHAEIRYFSSHTHYRLKGIAFDLIKHAIHVALSRDGIENVHFKIRSKNHRLVERFHEFGFEMTSEYRKFKLVR; translated from the coding sequence ATGAAAGTTACACAAGTCACTTCCGTTGAACGTATTTCAGATTTTATTAGAGAAAATATAGCTACTTCTCAGTCCTATACTAATAAGCTCCCAATACATTATGAGAAAGCTTATCAAATGTATCTCGATGAAGCGATAAAAACAACAGGTATTTTTGTATTAGAAGATGAAGATAGCATTCAGATGGCGCTCATGTGCATTCCTTATATTGAAAAGCGTTATAAAGTTATTGGCCCAATTACTAAAAAAGGTTATGTCCCAACTGGAGAGGCTTTTGAGTATTTGTTTAACGCAGCCATCGCTAATAATGAGCAAGCAGCAACTTATTATTTTGCATATGCAGCTGAAAACGAACATATTAAAGCTTATATGAAAACGATAGGTGCATCTTATACGTTTACTGATTATCACCTTTCCACTCAGACAGACTTAGGCGAAACTGAAAATCTCCATCATATCATTGATTATAAGCCTGTTTATTTCAAATATTTTCAAAAATTACACGAAGAAACATTCTCTCATAATGCTATGAACGCTGAAGAAATAGTAACTTCACTAAATGAAAATCATCAACTTATGTTATATATGGCTGAAGGTTTACTTAAAGGCTATCTCTATTTAATTATCAATGAAAAAGAAGGCCACGCCGAAATCCGTTATTTTTCTTCCCATACACATTATCGTCTTAAAGGCATTGCTTTCGACCTTATTAAACATGCCATTCATGTGGCTTTGTCCCGTGATGGCATCGAAAATGTTCATTTCAAAATCCGTAGTAAAAACCATCGTCTTGTAGAACGTTTCCACGAGTTCGGGTTCGAAATGACTTCTGAATATCGCAAATTTAAACTCGTCCGCTAA
- a CDS encoding SE1832 family protein — MNLESQLQELKMDYVRLQGDLEKRESTGQQVDPLIQQLEAIEHQIANVRQQLQQQSK; from the coding sequence ATGAATTTAGAATCCCAACTTCAAGAATTGAAAATGGATTACGTGCGTTTACAAGGTGATCTTGAAAAACGCGAATCTACTGGCCAACAAGTAGATCCTTTAATTCAACAACTGGAAGCCATTGAACATCAAATCGCAAACGTACGTCAACAACTTCAACAACAATCAAAATAA
- a CDS encoding efflux RND transporter permease subunit, with protein MIKKLIDFSLSNKFAIVLIVLLVILGGVYSSFKMRLELLPDTEPPMMTIMTTMPGATPETVMKEVSDPIDEEIRGMADVTDVKTESLSNASMVTVNFDDQTDLDKAEQQIQKTLQKMKFPEGVQDPEIKRNSMYAFPVVAYSFLHKDNDVKTTTKEIENNLIPRLQEIEGVQRATANGQTAREATITFDEKKLHEVGLNQQQVSDYIKGATKETPLGLFQFGNNEKSVVVDGQLTSVDALKNLEIPLAIARQSSGSSQSQSSDTNEDGQQSENTAMSTPPSGSAVPDAKTVRLSELADVKLADERNSISKTNGKDAVDVQIVKSQDANTVAVANKVDQTIKDFVDGNSDLKTVKIMDTAKPIKDALSTMIEKALLGAIVAIIVILLFLRNIKMTAISVVSIPLSILIAMVALKLTDVSLNILTLGALTVAVGRVIDDAIVVIENIYRRLAKKDETLSGERLIIDATKEVFIPIMSSTLVTIVVFAPLAFVTGSVGEMFRPFAYAVTFSLLASLLISITIVPVLGSVFFKNGLKRQPKHHLGRISRGYRKVLGWSLDHKWIVIILSTLILISSIVLGSMKIGTSFISAGEDKFMALTYKPKPGETKENVLKNAEQVQKYLNSKDKVRNVQYSVGGPSPADPTGSTNSTALMVQYASDTPNFETEPERVLKHIAKYKHPGDWKNLDMSSGAGSNQLDVQVTGPSTHAIQGTVKEVEKRIGKIDGLTNVKSDLSETYEQYEVKVNQKRAGENGITAGQLAMLLNQNIPDSTISKVKEGKETYDVVVKNKKETQWTQSKLENTPVPSPVNENLKLSDIATLEKTTTPNSFVKEGGDYTSTVSATISGKDVGTITQNVMKTLNNIDKPNNVKTSVGGTNDDINEAFTQLLVAMLAAVIIVYLVLVLTFKGGLAPFTILFSLPYTVIGVVLALIATGETLSVPSMIGLLMLIGIVVTNAIVLIDRVINNEKSGMPMKEALLEAGSTRIRPILMTAIATIGALVPLLFGQNSSVLISKGLAATVIGGLLSSTLLTLIVVPVIYEILFTLKAKLRRKNK; from the coding sequence GTGATAAAAAAACTGATAGATTTTTCGCTATCAAACAAATTCGCAATTGTGTTAATCGTATTGTTAGTGATTTTAGGTGGCGTTTATTCGAGTTTTAAAATGAGACTAGAACTTTTACCGGATACAGAGCCACCTATGATGACGATTATGACAACGATGCCTGGGGCAACCCCTGAAACTGTCATGAAAGAAGTCAGTGATCCTATTGATGAAGAGATTAGAGGTATGGCAGATGTGACGGACGTCAAAACAGAGTCATTATCTAACGCTTCAATGGTCACAGTGAATTTTGATGATCAAACAGATTTAGATAAAGCAGAACAACAAATACAGAAAACACTGCAAAAAATGAAGTTTCCTGAAGGTGTTCAAGACCCTGAGATTAAGCGTAATTCTATGTATGCTTTTCCTGTCGTGGCCTATTCTTTCTTACATAAAGATAACGATGTTAAGACGACGACAAAAGAAATAGAAAACAATCTCATACCACGTTTACAAGAAATTGAAGGTGTACAACGTGCTACGGCTAATGGTCAAACGGCCCGTGAAGCGACCATTACTTTCGATGAGAAGAAATTACATGAAGTAGGCTTAAATCAGCAACAAGTTTCGGATTACATTAAAGGTGCTACGAAAGAAACGCCATTAGGCCTTTTTCAATTTGGAAACAATGAAAAATCAGTTGTTGTGGACGGACAACTGACTTCTGTTGACGCATTAAAAAATTTAGAAATTCCTTTAGCTATTGCACGTCAGTCTTCTGGCTCATCCCAAAGTCAAAGTAGCGACACAAATGAGGATGGCCAGCAAAGTGAAAATACAGCAATGAGCACACCGCCAAGCGGTTCTGCAGTGCCAGACGCTAAGACCGTTCGGTTAAGTGAATTGGCAGACGTGAAACTTGCAGACGAACGCAACTCCATTTCAAAAACAAATGGTAAAGATGCGGTAGATGTACAAATTGTGAAATCACAAGATGCCAATACAGTAGCTGTAGCAAACAAAGTCGACCAAACGATAAAAGACTTTGTAGACGGAAATTCCGATTTGAAAACAGTCAAGATTATGGATACGGCGAAACCGATTAAAGATGCCTTATCTACAATGATTGAAAAAGCACTTCTTGGTGCTATCGTGGCCATTATTGTTATTTTACTTTTCCTAAGAAATATTAAAATGACAGCGATTTCGGTTGTATCTATCCCATTATCTATTTTAATTGCTATGGTTGCACTCAAACTAACGGATGTCTCTTTAAATATTTTAACTTTAGGAGCACTGACTGTTGCGGTAGGACGTGTTATCGATGATGCGATTGTAGTTATTGAAAATATTTATCGTCGATTGGCTAAAAAAGACGAAACTTTAAGTGGAGAGCGTTTGATTATTGACGCGACGAAAGAAGTATTTATTCCTATTATGTCTTCAACGCTCGTCACAATCGTTGTATTTGCGCCGCTCGCTTTCGTTACAGGATCTGTAGGAGAAATGTTTAGGCCTTTTGCTTATGCGGTAACCTTTAGCTTGCTTGCGTCATTACTCATTTCAATTACGATTGTGCCAGTACTTGGCTCTGTATTCTTTAAAAACGGTTTGAAACGTCAACCTAAACATCATTTAGGGCGAATAAGCCGTGGCTATCGTAAAGTTTTAGGATGGAGCCTTGATCATAAGTGGATTGTAATTATTTTAAGTACACTGATTTTAATAAGTAGTATTGTACTAGGCAGTATGAAAATTGGGACGAGCTTTATTTCTGCTGGAGAAGATAAATTTATGGCGTTAACGTATAAACCAAAGCCAGGAGAGACGAAAGAAAATGTTTTAAAAAATGCTGAGCAAGTACAAAAGTATTTAAATAGTAAAGATAAAGTGCGCAATGTCCAGTATTCAGTAGGAGGACCTTCGCCTGCAGATCCAACAGGAAGTACGAATAGCACGGCATTGATGGTGCAATATGCTTCTGATACGCCGAATTTTGAAACAGAACCCGAACGTGTACTCAAACACATTGCAAAATATAAACATCCCGGAGACTGGAAAAATCTTGATATGAGTTCAGGCGCTGGATCTAACCAATTGGATGTCCAAGTTACAGGACCTTCAACGCATGCAATTCAAGGCACTGTAAAAGAGGTAGAAAAGCGCATAGGCAAAATCGATGGGTTAACGAATGTAAAATCTGACCTCTCTGAAACGTACGAACAATATGAAGTGAAAGTGAATCAAAAACGTGCTGGAGAGAACGGAATTACAGCAGGACAACTGGCTATGTTATTGAATCAAAATATTCCTGACAGTACGATTTCAAAAGTGAAAGAAGGTAAGGAAACGTACGATGTTGTGGTGAAAAACAAAAAGGAAACACAATGGACACAATCTAAACTAGAAAATACACCGGTTCCTTCACCGGTAAATGAAAATCTCAAATTGAGTGATATCGCAACGTTAGAAAAGACGACAACACCGAATTCGTTTGTAAAAGAAGGCGGAGACTACACAAGTACAGTTTCGGCAACGATTTCAGGTAAAGACGTAGGAACGATTACGCAAAACGTAATGAAAACTCTTAATAATATCGACAAACCAAACAATGTTAAAACATCTGTTGGTGGTACGAATGACGACATTAATGAAGCATTCACGCAATTACTTGTTGCCATGCTTGCAGCTGTGATTATCGTGTATTTAGTGCTTGTGCTGACGTTCAAAGGCGGCTTAGCCCCATTTACAATTTTATTCTCCTTACCTTATACCGTCATCGGCGTTGTATTAGCTTTGATTGCCACAGGCGAAACATTATCAGTACCTAGTATGATTGGTTTGCTAATGTTAATTGGTATAGTAGTAACCAACGCAATCGTACTGATAGACCGTGTCATTAACAATGAGAAAAGTGGTATGCCTATGAAAGAAGCATTACTTGAGGCAGGAAGCACGCGTATTCGACCAATATTAATGACGGCAATTGCAACAATTGGCGCTTTAGTTCCATTGCTCTTTGGTCAAAACAGTTCCGTACTTATTTCAAAAGGCTTAGCTGCAACGGTAATTGGCGGATTATTATCATCGACGTTACTGACGCTCATCGTCGTACCTGTCATTTATGAAATTTTATTTACCCTTAAAGCTAAATTAAGACGTAAAAATAAGTGA
- a CDS encoding aminotransferase class I/II-fold pyridoxal phosphate-dependent enzyme: MDETSILKRIPESYFGKTMGKAVTHGPLPLINLAVGILDANTPEKILDALAHAIRKTENQKYLAFHGKTAFKQAIVDFYYRHFNVTLNPETEVCLFYGTKNGLVALPTCVIEPGDEVLLPDPGYTDYEAGVLLARGKPKPLKLYPENDYLPKWSHLDTSNTKLVYLTYPNNPTGSVATPKFFQETVDYFKGTETLLVHDFAYQAFGFDAPNPSILSAKGAKSRAIEVFSFSKGYNMSGYRVGFAVGNEAMIRNLKKYHTHTQAGMYGALQDACTVALNEYDDVLRAQAECFNLRRKIIEAKLSEANIPFTPIKGGIFLWLPCPKGYTSDAFVAYLLQECSILVAPGHPFGEEGEGYVRISFAIDDVQLNEALKRLSGLSELYRN; encoded by the coding sequence ATGGACGAGACGTCAATTTTAAAACGCATACCGGAAAGTTATTTTGGTAAAACGATGGGGAAAGCAGTAACACACGGTCCACTGCCGTTAATTAATCTTGCAGTAGGTATTCTTGATGCGAATACGCCAGAAAAAATATTAGACGCGTTAGCGCATGCAATACGAAAAACTGAAAACCAAAAATATTTAGCGTTTCATGGTAAAACAGCTTTTAAACAGGCGATTGTTGATTTTTATTATCGACATTTTAATGTGACACTCAACCCAGAAACAGAAGTTTGTTTATTTTATGGAACGAAAAACGGTCTAGTTGCATTGCCGACATGTGTCATTGAACCTGGTGATGAAGTATTACTCCCTGATCCTGGGTATACAGATTATGAAGCAGGTGTTTTGTTAGCACGTGGTAAGCCGAAGCCTTTAAAGTTATATCCTGAAAATGATTATTTGCCTAAGTGGTCTCATTTAGATACCTCGAATACGAAATTAGTTTATTTAACTTATCCGAATAACCCAACCGGTTCTGTAGCGACACCTAAATTTTTTCAAGAAACTGTCGATTATTTTAAAGGTACTGAGACGTTATTGGTGCATGATTTTGCTTATCAAGCATTTGGTTTTGACGCCCCCAACCCTAGTATATTGAGTGCAAAAGGCGCTAAGTCTCGTGCGATTGAAGTGTTTTCATTTTCAAAAGGTTATAACATGTCGGGGTATCGTGTGGGCTTTGCGGTCGGTAATGAAGCAATGATACGCAATTTAAAAAAATATCATACACATACACAGGCGGGCATGTATGGGGCCTTGCAAGATGCGTGTACGGTGGCTTTAAATGAATATGATGATGTGTTACGTGCTCAAGCAGAATGCTTTAATTTAAGGAGAAAAATAATTGAAGCAAAGCTATCTGAAGCGAACATTCCATTTACACCTATTAAAGGCGGTATTTTCTTATGGTTGCCATGTCCTAAAGGTTATACGAGTGATGCATTTGTAGCGTATTTACTTCAGGAGTGCTCTATTTTGGTTGCGCCAGGCCACCCATTTGGGGAAGAAGGGGAAGGCTACGTTCGGATATCCTTTGCGATTGATGATGTACAACTCAATGAAGCTTTAAAACGACTCTCTGGATTATCGGAGCTATACCGTAATTAA
- a CDS encoding MarR family winged helix-turn-helix transcriptional regulator, translated as MEPSLIFDSFTKLYRPYIKMVQPLLDEFDLYPAQWLVMKDIAVNADTTLVQISKRRSIEKPTTRKILKALEARGLIITRVGEDRREKLLQLSTEGHTVHQQLKTQIQTLQQFHINKLNLSEEEYTRTVAILEQLYDAMIHHHTLT; from the coding sequence GTGGAACCATCTTTAATTTTTGATAGCTTTACGAAACTTTATCGCCCTTATATTAAAATGGTACAACCTTTACTGGACGAGTTTGATCTGTATCCTGCACAATGGTTAGTCATGAAAGATATCGCAGTAAATGCAGACACCACCCTCGTACAAATTTCAAAACGACGTTCTATTGAAAAACCAACGACGCGTAAAATTTTAAAAGCACTCGAAGCGCGTGGCTTGATTATTACAAGAGTTGGTGAAGATCGACGAGAAAAATTATTACAGCTCTCAACTGAAGGGCACACGGTGCACCAACAACTTAAAACTCAAATTCAAACCTTACAACAATTTCACATTAACAAATTGAATCTTTCAGAAGAAGAATATACACGTACAGTCGCAATTTTAGAGCAACTGTATGACGCAATGATTCATCATCACACTTTGACTTAA
- the mspA gene encoding membrane stabilizing protein MspA — MLIYFLLLPLLYLIVSYLSIFKMNSKFASVLRIIMAVILIFVIATSLTYHLMNTWWLFVVLLLLIGNVETTAFKFSKNDAKGVSILNMMTVLIFIIYTILTIVLI, encoded by the coding sequence ATGCTTATTTATTTCCTTTTATTGCCATTATTGTATTTAATTGTAAGTTACCTCAGTATTTTTAAAATGAATTCGAAATTCGCAAGTGTATTACGCATAATTATGGCAGTTATACTCATTTTTGTTATTGCTACATCGCTAACATATCATCTTATGAATACATGGTGGTTATTCGTCGTTTTACTCTTGTTAATTGGTAACGTGGAAACAACCGCATTTAAGTTTTCAAAGAATGATGCTAAAGGTGTATCGATTTTAAATATGATGACGGTATTAATTTTTATAATTTACACTATCCTAACCATCGTACTCATTTAA
- a CDS encoding lipid II:glycine glycyltransferase FemX, with translation MKLMNITDQEHDTFVKNHANGDLLQLTKWGETKKLTGWYTKRIAVGENGEVKGVAQLLFKKIPYTPFTLCYASRGFVADYTQIEVVKALLAEAIKIAKQEKAYTIKIDPDVEVDKGMTVVKDLKALGFKHKGFKEGLSKDYIQPRMTMITPLDQTDEALIKSFDNRNRSKVRLALKRGTKVERKGREDLKIFADLMKETGERDGFLTRDVSYFETIYDALHADGDAELFLVKLEPKPVLVDLRKERETLDEEETKLKAKKQDKKTLNKINDLKNKQQKTDDLIRDLEALAQTHPEGRYLSGALLMFSGHKSYYLYGASSNDYRDFLPNHHMQFKMMQYAREKGAQTYDFGGTDNNPDKSSSHYGLWTFKKAWGTYLSEKIGEFDFVLNPIVYKAIEQFKPQLTKLKIKIVRKLKRG, from the coding sequence ATGAAATTAATGAATATTACAGATCAAGAACATGATACGTTTGTTAAAAATCATGCCAATGGAGATTTGCTCCAATTAACAAAATGGGGTGAAACTAAAAAACTTACAGGTTGGTATACGAAACGTATCGCTGTAGGAGAAAATGGAGAAGTGAAAGGTGTCGCTCAACTGCTTTTCAAGAAAATACCGTACACACCGTTCACGTTATGCTATGCTTCAAGAGGTTTTGTTGCTGATTATACGCAAATAGAAGTCGTTAAAGCATTACTCGCAGAAGCGATTAAAATTGCTAAACAAGAAAAGGCCTATACGATTAAAATTGACCCGGATGTTGAAGTTGACAAAGGAATGACAGTAGTTAAGGATTTAAAGGCGCTTGGGTTTAAACATAAAGGCTTTAAAGAAGGATTGTCAAAAGACTACATTCAACCTCGAATGACGATGATTACGCCTTTAGATCAAACGGATGAAGCATTGATAAAAAGTTTTGACAACCGCAATCGTTCAAAAGTACGTTTGGCGCTTAAGCGTGGTACGAAAGTTGAGCGTAAAGGACGTGAAGACTTAAAGATTTTTGCGGATTTAATGAAAGAAACTGGTGAACGTGATGGATTTTTAACACGCGATGTTTCTTATTTTGAAACTATTTACGATGCATTGCACGCCGACGGTGATGCAGAACTATTTCTTGTGAAATTAGAGCCTAAGCCGGTACTTGTAGATTTACGCAAAGAACGAGAAACATTAGACGAAGAAGAAACAAAACTCAAAGCAAAAAAACAAGACAAGAAAACGCTAAACAAAATTAATGACTTAAAAAATAAACAGCAAAAAACGGATGATTTGATTCGCGATTTAGAAGCGCTAGCACAAACACATCCTGAAGGTCGCTATTTATCAGGTGCGTTACTCATGTTTTCTGGACATAAGTCGTATTATTTATATGGCGCGTCTTCTAACGATTATCGTGATTTCTTACCAAATCATCATATGCAATTCAAAATGATGCAATATGCGCGTGAAAAAGGGGCGCAAACGTATGATTTTGGCGGTACAGACAACAACCCGGATAAAAGTTCTAGCCATTATGGTTTATGGACGTTTAAAAAAGCGTGGGGGACATATTTAAGTGAAAAAATTGGTGAGTTTGACTTTGTTTTAAATCCAATCGTATACAAAGCGATCGAACAATTTAAACCTCAACTAACAAAACTTAAAATTAAAATTGTACGTAAACTTAAAAGAGGATAA